The Orcinus orca chromosome 16, mOrcOrc1.1, whole genome shotgun sequence genome includes a window with the following:
- the ASIP gene encoding agouti-signaling protein isoform X2, whose protein sequence is MENRDTGKTSPSMYKTLSPFSRATFAFPQRTLLPVSGSRSAARLTRTCWPKSQDVIYPANPSSSPLPWGFLEPPLLLPLHCSSGPSETGFAPSLFEAQNKKPKKISRKEAEKKRSSKNPKDPFPFAESPSPQKFRGLRTCCLLVLGKRGYLALRLPSCDISSMEWRRQTSDPGLDRAQAT, encoded by the exons ATGGAAAATAGGGATACAGGAAAAACAAGTCCATCCATGTACAAGACACTGAGTCCATTTTCCAGGGCCACCTTTGCTTTCCCTCAGAGGACTCTGCTCCCAGTCTCTGGCTCCAGGTCTGCAGCCAggctaacaagaacctgctggcCTAAgtcccaagatgtgatctatccagcCAACCCTTCATCTTCTCCCCTACCCTGGGGCTTCCTGGAGCCCCCTCTGCTCCTCCCACTTCATTGCAGCTCAGGGCCCTCAGAGACTGGCTTTGCTCCTTCTCTCTTTGAAGCGCAGAACAAGAAACCCAAAAAGATCAGCAGAAAAGAAgcggaaaaaaaaagatcttccaAG AACCCGAAAGATCCTTTTCCCTTCGCCGAGTCCCCTTCACCGCAGAAGTTCCGCGGGCTGCGCACTTGCTGTCTCCTGGTCCTGGGGAAACGTGGTTACCTGGCCCTGAGGCTGCCCTCCTG TGACATAAGCAGTATGGAATGGAGGAGGCAAACATCAGACCCTGGACTGGACAGAGCTCAAGCCACCTAG
- the ASIP gene encoding agouti-signaling protein isoform X4, with translation MENRDTGKTSPSMYKTLSPFSRATFAFPQRTLLPVSGSRSAARLTRTCWPKSQDVIYPANPSSSPLPWGFLEPPLLLPLHCSSGPSETGFAPSLFEAQNKKPKKISRKEAEKKRSSKNPKDPFPFAESPSPQKFRGLRTCCLLVLGKRGYLALRLPSWTFLNWRPLLCLQ, from the exons ATGGAAAATAGGGATACAGGAAAAACAAGTCCATCCATGTACAAGACACTGAGTCCATTTTCCAGGGCCACCTTTGCTTTCCCTCAGAGGACTCTGCTCCCAGTCTCTGGCTCCAGGTCTGCAGCCAggctaacaagaacctgctggcCTAAgtcccaagatgtgatctatccagcCAACCCTTCATCTTCTCCCCTACCCTGGGGCTTCCTGGAGCCCCCTCTGCTCCTCCCACTTCATTGCAGCTCAGGGCCCTCAGAGACTGGCTTTGCTCCTTCTCTCTTTGAAGCGCAGAACAAGAAACCCAAAAAGATCAGCAGAAAAGAAgcggaaaaaaaaagatcttccaAG AACCCGAAAGATCCTTTTCCCTTCGCCGAGTCCCCTTCACCGCAGAAGTTCCGCGGGCTGCGCACTTGCTGTCTCCTGGTCCTGGGGAAACGTGGTTACCTGGCCCTGAGGCTGCCCTCCTG GACCTTTCTCAACTGGAGACCCTTGTTGTGCCTGCAGTGA
- the ASIP gene encoding agouti-signaling protein isoform X1 — translation MENRDTGKTSPSMYKTLSPFSRATFAFPQRTLLPVSGSRSAARLTRTCWPKSQDVIYPANPSSSPLPWGFLEPPLLLPLHCSSGPSETGFAPSLFEAQNKKPKKISRKEAEKKRSSKTRRFPAEKGFDEEGGTAPAPAARPLRGHPRQLQAAGARLLRPVRLLPVPLLPQRLFLPRAQPHLLSAPLGGGRGGAGLPRAGLPGRALLGRAISSRCDYLKQGVGVATDVGRSF, via the exons ATGGAAAATAGGGATACAGGAAAAACAAGTCCATCCATGTACAAGACACTGAGTCCATTTTCCAGGGCCACCTTTGCTTTCCCTCAGAGGACTCTGCTCCCAGTCTCTGGCTCCAGGTCTGCAGCCAggctaacaagaacctgctggcCTAAgtcccaagatgtgatctatccagcCAACCCTTCATCTTCTCCCCTACCCTGGGGCTTCCTGGAGCCCCCTCTGCTCCTCCCACTTCATTGCAGCTCAGGGCCCTCAGAGACTGGCTTTGCTCCTTCTCTCTTTGAAGCGCAGAACAAGAAACCCAAAAAGATCAGCAGAAAAGAAgcggaaaaaaaaagatcttccaAG ACCCGGCGTTTCCCCGCAGAAAAAGGCTTCGATGAAGAAGGTGGCACAGCCCCGGCCCCCGCCGCCCGGCCCCTGCGTGGCCACCCGCGACAGCTGCAAGCCGCCGGCGCCCGCCTGCTGCGACCCGTGCGCCTTCTGCCAGTGCCGCTTCTTCCGCAGCGCCTGTTCCTGCCGCGTGCTCAACCCCACCTGCTGAGCGCGCCTCTGGGTggtgggcggggtggggcggggcttcCACGGGCGGGGCTCCCCGGACGGGCCCTTCTGGGGCGGGCAATCTCTAGTAGGTGTGACTACCTAAAACAGGGAGTGGGCGTAGCTACTGACGTTGGGCGGAGCTTTTAG
- the ASIP gene encoding agouti-signaling protein isoform X5, with amino-acid sequence MDVTRLLLATLLVCLCFLTAYSHLAPEEKPRDERSLRSNSSMNLLDFPSVSIVAQNKKPKKISRKEAEKKRSSKKKASMKKVAQPRPPPPGPCVATRDSCKPPAPACCDPCAFCQCRFFRSACSCRVLNPTC; translated from the exons ATGGATGTCACACGCCTCCTCCTGGCTACCCTGCTGGTCTGCCTGTGCTTCCTCACTGCCTACAGCCACCTGGCACCTGAggaaaagcccagagatgaaaggAGCCTAAGGAGCAACTCTTCCATGAACCTGTTGGATTTCCCTTCTGTCTCTATTGTGG CGCAGAACAAGAAACCCAAAAAGATCAGCAGAAAAGAAgcggaaaaaaaaagatcttccaAG AAAAAGGCTTCGATGAAGAAGGTGGCACAGCCCCGGCCCCCGCCGCCCGGCCCCTGCGTGGCCACCCGCGACAGCTGCAAGCCGCCGGCGCCCGCCTGCTGCGACCCGTGCGCCTTCTGCCAGTGCCGCTTCTTCCGCAGCGCCTGTTCCTGCCGCGTGCTCAACCCCACCTGCTGA
- the ASIP gene encoding agouti-signaling protein isoform X3, translated as MYKTLSPFSRATFAFPQRTLLPVSGSRSAARLTRTCWPKSQDVIYPANPSSSPLPWGFLEPPLLLPLHCSSGPSETGFAPSLFEAQNKKPKKISRKEAEKKRSSKKKASMKKVAQPRPPPPGPCVATRDSCKPPAPACCDPCAFCQCRFFRSACSCRVLNPTC; from the exons ATGTACAAGACACTGAGTCCATTTTCCAGGGCCACCTTTGCTTTCCCTCAGAGGACTCTGCTCCCAGTCTCTGGCTCCAGGTCTGCAGCCAggctaacaagaacctgctggcCTAAgtcccaagatgtgatctatccagcCAACCCTTCATCTTCTCCCCTACCCTGGGGCTTCCTGGAGCCCCCTCTGCTCCTCCCACTTCATTGCAGCTCAGGGCCCTCAGAGACTGGCTTTGCTCCTTCTCTCTTTGAAGCGCAGAACAAGAAACCCAAAAAGATCAGCAGAAAAGAAgcggaaaaaaaaagatcttccaAG AAAAAGGCTTCGATGAAGAAGGTGGCACAGCCCCGGCCCCCGCCGCCCGGCCCCTGCGTGGCCACCCGCGACAGCTGCAAGCCGCCGGCGCCCGCCTGCTGCGACCCGTGCGCCTTCTGCCAGTGCCGCTTCTTCCGCAGCGCCTGTTCCTGCCGCGTGCTCAACCCCACCTGCTGA